In the genome of Streptomyces sp. NBC_00433, the window CGTGGACGGTGTCCGCCACGGCCGTGACGTCGGCCATGTTGTGGCTGATGAGGATGACGCCGAGACGGCGCTCCCGCAGGCGCTCGACCAGGTCGAGGACCTGGGCGGTCTGCTCGACGCCGAGGGCGGCGGTCGGCTCGTCGAGGATGACGACCTTGGGCTCGCCGATGAGTGCGCGGGCGATGGCCACCACCTGGCGCTGGCCGCCGGAGAGGCTGGCGATCGGGATCCTGACGCTGGGTATGCGGATCGACAGCGTGTTCAGAAGTTCGCGGGAGCGCTTTTCCATCGTGACCTCGTCGAGGCTGCCGTAACGCAGCAGCTCCCGGCCGAGGTAGAGATTACCGACAACATCGAGGTTGTCGCACAGCGCGAGGTCCTGGTAGACGGTCGCGATACCGAGACCCTGGGCGTCCTGCGGCCGGTTGATGTGCACCGGCCGGCCTTCCCACTCGATAACGCCTTCGTCGACGGGGTGAACGCCGGCGATGGTCTTGACCAGAGTCGACTTGCCGGCTCCGTTGTCACCGACCAGGGCGACAACTTCTCCGGCGTGGACCTCCAACTCGACATCGGTGAGGGCCTGGACCGCACCGAATCGCTTGGAGACTCCGCGCAACGCCAGCACGGGCGTAGCGGACACGTGAACCATCTCCTTCGCCGCCTGACCGGCGGGGATGCCGCGTGCTGAAGTGAACAGCCGCGGAGGGAGTGCAAAAGCACAGGATTACAAAGTGAACGGGGAAGGGGTAGTACCCCCACCCCGAATCATGCACGCAAGCGTTTCCGTCCGGCACCCCGCCCCTAGCGGGGTGTTTTTTCGGGGTGGGGCGCCGGACAGGCTTGCGGTCGCGGGTCGGGCCGGCGGGC includes:
- a CDS encoding ATP-binding cassette domain-containing protein; protein product: MVHVSATPVLALRGVSKRFGAVQALTDVELEVHAGEVVALVGDNGAGKSTLVKTIAGVHPVDEGVIEWEGRPVHINRPQDAQGLGIATVYQDLALCDNLDVVGNLYLGRELLRYGSLDEVTMEKRSRELLNTLSIRIPSVRIPIASLSGGQRQVVAIARALIGEPKVVILDEPTAALGVEQTAQVLDLVERLRERRLGVILISHNMADVTAVADTVHVLRLGKNNGAFPVKGTTNEQIIAAITGATDNAVTRRLARNAEATQ